The window ATCTTCGCTATCCACCACGCCTTTGAGGAAGCGCAGCCATTCCGGGAACAGTTCCTTGGGTTTGTGCTGGATCAACACCCGCTTGCAATACAGGCTGACCTCGGATTCCGAGCGGTACATCCCCACGGTTTCCAGATTGCGGGAGGGCACAAACAGGAGCGCCTGGATGGCCAGGGGGGCGTCGGCGCTGAAATGCAGACGCAGCAATGGCTTTTCATGGTCGTGGCCGACGTATTGGTAAAATTCGTTGTATTCCTCTTCCTTGATCTCGTTCTTGTTCCGGCTCCAGATGGCCTGCACGGTGTTCAACCGTTTGCCATCCAATTCGATGCCGAACTGGATGAAATTGCTATACCGTTTAACGAGCCGTTCGAGCGTCTCGTTCTTGGAAAATTCTTTGGCCTCCTCCTTCAATTGCAGCGTGATGGAGGTGCCGCGGGGCAAATCCGCCGCCGGTTCGATTTCGTACCCGCCCATACCTTCGCTGATCCAGCACCAGCCCTGATCTTCCAATTGATGCGAGCGGGTGCGCACCGTCACCTTGTTGGAGACCATGAAGGCCGAATAAAAACCGACCCCGAACTGGCCGATGAAGGTGGCGTCCGGTTTCTTTTCCTCGGCGAGCCGTTTAAGAAATGCGCGGGTGCCAGAATGAGCGATGGTGCCCAGATTTTCCACCAGGTCGCCATGGGACATGCCGACGCCGGAGTCCGTGATGGTGATGGTGTTCGCTTTTTCATCCGCCTGGATGGTGATGGCTAGCGGTCGTTCCGGTTGGAACACGCTCTGGCCGGACGTTTGCAGAAAACGCGCCCGCTCGCACGCATCCGCCGCGTTCGAGATCAGTTCCCGAATGAATATCTCGCGGTCGGTATAGAGTGAATGAATGACAATATCCAGCACTTGCTGGATTTCCGCTTGGAATTGATGTTTTTCCGTCATGGGTTGATAGCTCCACTTACTTTTGTTTTACGTTTAAGTTGGGATTTGGATTCCCTGTTTTTGCGCCATATTGGCAAAGACGCCGCGTCGGCGCAAAAGCTCGTCAAAGGTGCCCGCTTCGAGGATGCGTCCCTGGCCGAGCACAATGATGTTATCCATCGTGGTCAAGGTGGACAGACGATGGGCAATGCAAATCACCGTCCGGTTCTCCTCCAGCCGGTCAATCGCCGCCTGCACTTCGGATTCCGCCTGGGAATCCAGCGAGGCGGTGGCCTCGTCCAGCACCAGGATGGGGGCATTGCGCACAAAGGCACGGGCGATGCATAGGCGTTGCCGCTGGCCGACCGAGAGGGTGACGCCCCTTTCCCCGACGCGGGAGTCATACCCCTGCGGCAATTGCATGATAAACTCATGCGCATACGCCTGATGGGCGGCGAACTCCACTTCGGCACGCGTAGCGCCGGTGCGTCCGCACGCGATGTTTTGGGCCACCGTTTGATCGAAAATGACGATCTCCTGACTGACCAGGGCCATTTGCAGACGGAGGGCATGGCTGGAAAATTCACGAATATCCACGCCATCCAGCAGCACCCGCCCGGCGGTGGGATCGTAGAAACGAAACACCAGGTTCACCAGGGTACTCTTGCCGCAACCACTTTCACCCGCAATGCCGAGCTTATGTCCCCGTGGGATGACCAGACTCAGATCCTGCAGCACCGGTTTTTGCCCGTATGAGAAGCTGACCTTGTCAAAGTTCAGGGCGGTTTGAAATTTGTTCAGTGACTTCGGCGGCACGGGTTCCTTCACGGAAGGCTGCTCGTTCATGACTTGCAGCAACCGGTCCACCCCCACGCTGGTCTGCTGGAACAGGATGCCGACATTGGCAAGTTTCTTGATGGGCGTAAACATGACGATTACGCCGGTGAGGAAACCGACCAGGTCCGGCAGGCTGGTGCGCGTGTAAAAGATCACCGTGATGAGCAACCCCAGCCCAAACATGGCAATGGTTTCCATGAGCGGATTGACCAATTCGCGCGCCTGCACTCCTTTCATGCCATGATGCACCGTTTGGCGGGCATATTCGCGATAGCGCAACTCCTGCTCCGCTTCCAGCCCAAAGGCCTTCACCACCCGAATGCCGGAAAGCACTTCGAGCAACAGGCTCGCCTGGGATACTACCGCCGACACCACACTTTTGGCTGCCTTGCGCACCTTGCGTCCCAGGTAGATCAAGGGCAGCGTACACAGGGGCAAAAAGACAATCGCCAGCAACGTGAGCTTGGCATCCACAAAGAATAAGGCGGAAAAGACGCTAATGACGGTGATTGGCTCCTTGATCAGATCGTTGAAACCCAGGCTCATGCAGCGCTGCACGGCGGCGGTGTCCGAATTAACCCGGGTGGTCAGGTCGCCCATGGTGGACCGGTTGAAATAATCGAGGGACAGGCTGTTCAGTTTGCGCAACATGGCCACGCGCAGGTCCGCGATGACCCGTTCGCTGACCCAGTTGGTGCAGTAGGTGGCCAGATACCCGAGGTAACGGCTGAACGCCACCATGATCGGCAGGATCAGCAGACCGCCCACAATCTGCTTCCAATCAATGGCGCGGCCCATCAGGGGCAGCCAGGGATCCAACCAGCGCAGCAGGTAGCGGTTGATGGCCTTTAAGTAATGGCGAACGTCGGTAGCGGGGGGGGCAACAACGGCGGGCGCAGTCTCGGCGGGTTTGGCGGAGGCGACGGCGGAGGTGGCCTGGTGATCGGTTGCCATGCGCTCGAACAGCGTTTTGGTCACCCAGACGAAGCTCGCATTGGAAAGGCCAAACAGGACACTCAGCATCAAGGCAGTCGCCAGCCGCGTCCAGTACTGACGCATGAACGGCCAACCAAACTTAAACACGTTGAGTAAATTGCTCATGAACTGCAAACACTGCATGGAAGCGCGTCCAGCCACCCGGCCGGCCGCGCTTCAACGCACTGCCCGTATTGTTCACATCCCGGCACGAATGGCAACGGGATTCCGATGAAACGAACGAAAAGGACGAGTGAAAAGGATTGCGTGCGGGTTGGTTTTGCGCTTTGCTGGTTGTCAATGCTGCGAACCACCATGTTCCATACGTTATGTTGACCCAACGTCATAAGCCGCTGCTTTACGGCACCTTGGTTGTCGCCCTGGCGTGGGCGTTGGCCATGGTGGGTTACCTGGTTTTCAAAAACACCAAAATGACCGCGGAAAAAGTGGCCCAGTATGTGCGGACCACGGACCTAGCCAAGCTCAATGCGGAGCAGCGGCGCAAGGCCATTGCGAGACTGGCGGATGAATTGAACGCGCTCTCGTGGGCGGAGCGCCGCCGGGCCCGGTTGGAAAAGGAGTGGCGCCGGTGGTTTGAACTCATGAGCGAAGAGGAGCGGGAACGGTTTATTGAGGCCACCATGCCAGCCGGTTTCAAACAGATGCTCGATGCGTTTGCCCAGATGCCGGATGATAAGCGGAAACGGGCGGTGGAAAACGCGATGAAACGGCTTAAGGACACGCAGGATCAGATCGCCAGCGGTGATGCGAATGCGGCGCGGCCACCCGGCCTGGGCGGCGGGCCCAATGATCCGGTGATTAGCGAGGATTTGCAGAAGAAAGTCACCGCCATTGGCCTGAACACGTTTTACAGTCAGAGTTCCGCCCAGACCAAGGCGGAACTGGCCCCCGTGCTGGAAGAAATCCAGAAACTCATGGAAACCGGGGCGGCCTTCCACCGCCGGTAGCACTCGTTCATGAATGTTGTTGAGCAAAGCAGGTCGGGTCACACCGCTTTCACGCTGATCGAGTTGCTGGTGGTCATCGCGATCATCG of the Verrucomicrobiota bacterium genome contains:
- the htpG gene encoding molecular chaperone HtpG, with product MTEKHQFQAEIQQVLDIVIHSLYTDREIFIRELISNAADACERARFLQTSGQSVFQPERPLAITIQADEKANTITITDSGVGMSHGDLVENLGTIAHSGTRAFLKRLAEEKKPDATFIGQFGVGFYSAFMVSNKVTVRTRSHQLEDQGWCWISEGMGGYEIEPAADLPRGTSITLQLKEEAKEFSKNETLERLVKRYSNFIQFGIELDGKRLNTVQAIWSRNKNEIKEEEYNEFYQYVGHDHEKPLLRLHFSADAPLAIQALLFVPSRNLETVGMYRSESEVSLYCKRVLIQHKPKELFPEWLRFLKGVVDSEDLPLNISRESMQDTSLMQKLNKVLTGRFLKFLDEQAQHAPETYEKFYTEYQRFLKEGVVSDHNHHEQLGKLLRFESSTLEKGKQTSLAEYLKRMPEDQKEIYYQLAPNRESAEGSPYFEVFKARKYEVLFLYDAWDEFVMEHLHSFEEKPLKAAEKSELALADQEQKEGALTDDEAKALAQWLKESLGDKVHEVRSSKRLVDSPVVIVDSDRFMTSSMRRILKAMNKEAAEDTSAKLDLEINPRHAIICHLNKMRLADASLAALVAEQLLDNARMAAGVLEDPRHMVKRMNELLEKVLNKA
- a CDS encoding ABC transporter ATP-binding protein, which produces MSNLLNVFKFGWPFMRQYWTRLATALMLSVLFGLSNASFVWVTKTLFERMATDHQATSAVASAKPAETAPAVVAPPATDVRHYLKAINRYLLRWLDPWLPLMGRAIDWKQIVGGLLILPIMVAFSRYLGYLATYCTNWVSERVIADLRVAMLRKLNSLSLDYFNRSTMGDLTTRVNSDTAAVQRCMSLGFNDLIKEPITVISVFSALFFVDAKLTLLAIVFLPLCTLPLIYLGRKVRKAAKSVVSAVVSQASLLLEVLSGIRVVKAFGLEAEQELRYREYARQTVHHGMKGVQARELVNPLMETIAMFGLGLLITVIFYTRTSLPDLVGFLTGVIVMFTPIKKLANVGILFQQTSVGVDRLLQVMNEQPSVKEPVPPKSLNKFQTALNFDKVSFSYGQKPVLQDLSLVIPRGHKLGIAGESGCGKSTLVNLVFRFYDPTAGRVLLDGVDIREFSSHALRLQMALVSQEIVIFDQTVAQNIACGRTGATRAEVEFAAHQAYAHEFIMQLPQGYDSRVGERGVTLSVGQRQRLCIARAFVRNAPILVLDEATASLDSQAESEVQAAIDRLEENRTVICIAHRLSTLTTMDNIIVLGQGRILEAGTFDELLRRRGVFANMAQKQGIQIPT